One segment of Nostoc piscinale CENA21 DNA contains the following:
- a CDS encoding type II toxin-antitoxin system VapC family toxin, whose product MYLLDTNHCSRIIFGDSNLIQQLQAHSEAGIATSVVVCGELLYMAAKSDQSIANLQQVRRFLDTIDIYPINLSIFEVYGNLKGKLVNTFGPKEKAQRRNFNLQSLGFGDNDLWIAATAIYYNLTLVSTDNDFRRIQQIEMLNLESWLLS is encoded by the coding sequence ATGTATTTACTTGATACTAACCATTGTAGTCGCATTATCTTTGGTGATTCTAACTTAATTCAACAACTACAAGCTCATAGCGAAGCGGGTATTGCTACTAGTGTTGTAGTATGTGGAGAACTTCTTTACATGGCGGCTAAATCTGATCAAAGTATTGCTAATCTTCAGCAAGTCAGAAGGTTTTTAGACACAATTGATATTTATCCGATTAACTTATCAATTTTTGAGGTTTATGGCAATCTTAAAGGCAAGTTGGTAAATACTTTTGGGCCTAAAGAAAAAGCCCAACGAAGAAATTTTAACTTACAATCCCTTGGTTTTGGAGATAATGACCTCTGGATTGCAGCTACTGCAATTTACTATAATCTTACTTTAGTTTCGACAGACAATGATTTTCGCCGGATTCAGCAAATAGAAATGCTGAATTTAGAATCTTGGCTTTTAAGTTAA